A window from Plodia interpunctella isolate USDA-ARS_2022_Savannah chromosome 2, ilPloInte3.2, whole genome shotgun sequence encodes these proteins:
- the LOC128676948 gene encoding dual specificity protein phosphatase 13B-like isoform X2, with the protein MSYRDSSFGSPSAVLNSLSFRSRPFAEVSYSPIPDLNEVYPGLFVGDAVAAKDKAFLRRMGINYVLNTAEGKRYTQVDTDHLYYRDCPGLRYKGFQLMDLPSTDISKYFHIAANFIDEGISSGGRVLVHCFMGVSRSATCAIAFLMIKRGMTLTEALAAVRSRRDIHPNEGFIRQLQQLDRELRVSRIR; encoded by the exons AGCTTTGGGTCTCCGTCGGCGGTCCTCAACTCGCTGTCGTTTCGCTCGAGGCCCTTCGCGGAGGTCTCCTACAGCCCCATTCCGGACCTCAATGAGGTCTATCCGGGACTCTTCGTTGGAGATGc TGTCGCTGCGAAAGACAAGGCGTTCCTCCGTCGCATGGGCATAAACTACGTTCTGAACACGGCCGAGGGGAAGCGATACACACAGGTTGACACAGACCACTTGTATTACCGAGACTGTCCCGGACTACGCTACAAGGGCTTCCAGCTGATGGACCTACCCAGCACTGATATATCAAAGTACTTCCATATCGCTGCGAACTTCATCGACGAAGGCATTTCCAGTGGTG GCCGTGTTCTCGTCCACTGTTTTATGGGCGTGTCCCGCTCAGCGACTTGTGCGATAGCCTTCCTCATGATCAAGCGGGGCATGACGCTCACAGAAGCGCTAGCGGCGGTACGCTCTCGGCGGGACATCCATCCCAATGAGGGCTTCATACGTCAGCTGCAGCAGCTAGACCGGGAGCTACGTGTTTCCCGCATCCGCTGA